In Crassostrea angulata isolate pt1a10 chromosome 4, ASM2561291v2, whole genome shotgun sequence, one genomic interval encodes:
- the LOC128182514 gene encoding uncharacterized protein LOC128182514 encodes MANLQVQVNFLENGRGGFYLLHAGFKYSVRTRRNNRTYWRCVDRQCPATVVTLDNILVSFGRPHNHEGDFIALAADSFVSKVKKRCRDEAAPIPSLYDEELGALRNADCDDSVEEMIRQIPTFQSCKSILYRSRGKMMPKLPTTPEEINLQDHWTQTLAHERFLLCDDRDEAGNRILLFATDANLQRLCASSTVYSDGTFYSCTSLFTQLYTLHADVEGTVFPLVFALLPNKTEATYRRLFSLLRTAVNERQSALTPETWMIDFEVAARNAVGGIFPNTTIRGCFFHYTQCIWRKVQNCGLTTEFRENEEFHRLVRRAGVLPLVPGHRVEDVWFQALEDSDDQTAPVMRFKDYVTETWVEGHLEMWNHFDHDGPRTTNAVEGWHNKFNRMCRRAHPNIFVFLELLQKEQAANEAKIIQITAGGVVRPKKRKYRQLDSRLQSLKNRLRQGEMDLMAYADAASHLVHFE; translated from the coding sequence atggcCAATCTTCAGGTGCAAGTCAACTTTTTAGAGAACGGCAGAGGAGGATTCTATCTTCTTCATGCTGGATTTAAGTATTCCGTGAGGACAAGACGCAACAACCGAACATATTGGAGATGTGTAGACCGACAATGCCCTGCTACTGTTGTTACTTTGGACAACATCCTTGTGTCTTTCGGACGGCCCCATAACCATGAAGGAGACTTCATTGCCTTAGCTGCAGACTCCTTCGTCAGTAAAGTGAAGAAGAGATGCAGAGATGAAGCGGCGCCCATACCCTCGCTGTACGATGAAGAACTTGGAGCCCTGCGGAATGCTGACTGTGATGACAGCGTGGAGGAAATGATCAGGCAGATTCCCACATTTCAATCTTGCAAGTCTATTCTGTACCGGAGCCGAGGGAAGATGATGCCAAAACTGCCAACAACACCAGAGGAAATCAACCTCCAAGACCACTGGACACAGACCCTTGCTCACGAGAGATTCCTGTTGTGTGACGACAGAGATGAAGCTGGAAACCGAATTCTTTTGTTCGCCACTGATGCCAATCTTCAGAGACTGTGTGCATCCTCGACTGTGTATAGTGATGGGACCTTTTATTCCTGCACATCTCTATTCACCCAGCTTTACACTTTGCACGCAGATGTGGAAGGAACAGTTTTCCCTCTTGTGTTTGCCTTGCTCCCCAACAAGACTGAAGCAACTTACCGCCGTTTGTTTTCACTCTTGAGGACCGCAGTCAACGAACGACAGTCTGCGCTCACGCCTGAAACTTGGATGATTGACTTTGAGGTGGCAGCCAGAAATGCAGTAGGAGGGATATTTCCAAATACGACAATTCGAGGGTGTTTTTTCCACTACACACAGTGTATCTGGAGGAAAGTTCAAAACTGCGGTTTGACCACAGAGTTTCGAGAAAATGAGGAGTTCCACCGACTAGTTAGAAGAGCAGGCGTCCTTCCTCTGGTTCCCGGTCACCGTGTGGAAGATGTGTGGTTCCAGGCCTTGGAGGATAGTGATGACCAGACCGCTCCTGTGATGCGATTCAAGGACTATGTGACAGAAACCTGGGTTGAAGGACACCTTGAAATGTGGAACCACTTCGACCATGACGGCCCAAGAACAACAAATGCAGTTGAGGGATGGCACAACAAGTTCAACAGAATGTGTAGACGGGCCCACCCAAACATCTTTGTGTTTCTAGAGTTACTTCAAAAGGAACAGGCTGCAAATGAGGCAAAGATCATCCAGATTACAGCAGGTGGAGTTGTCCGTCCCAAAAAAAGGAAGTATCGTCAGTTGGATTCCCGTCTTCAGAGTCTCAAGAACAGGCTGCGTCAAGGTGAAATGGACTTAATGGCTTACGCGGATGCTGCATCTCATCTCGTTCACTTCGAGTGA